The following proteins are co-located in the Apium graveolens cultivar Ventura chromosome 5, ASM990537v1, whole genome shotgun sequence genome:
- the LOC141662136 gene encoding actin-depolymerizing factor 1-like encodes MCMRDKGSGFSRRGREPISPGSNDVNDSWSGDRNILVLSKVGSTLGIVEHGVECRIYLHMYLFGSLPEDECHYAIYDYDFVTVENWQKSRIFFIEWCPR; translated from the exons ATGTGTATGAGGGATAAAGGCTCTGGCTTTAGCAGGAGAGGAAGGGAGCCAATATCTCCAGGAAGTAATGATGTAAATGATTCCTGGAGTGGTGACAGGAATATACTA GTATTGTCAAAGGTGGGTTCTACTTTAGGGATAGTAGAACATGGCGTTGAGTGCCGTATTTACCTTCATATGTACCTTTTCGGCAG CCTTCCTGAAGATGAGTGTCATTATGCGATTTATGACTATGATTTTGTGACCGTAGAGAATTGGCAGAAGAGCAGAATTTTCTTCATTGAATG GTGTCCAAGGTAA